From Balearica regulorum gibbericeps isolate bBalReg1 chromosome 13, bBalReg1.pri, whole genome shotgun sequence, a single genomic window includes:
- the CBLN1 gene encoding cerebellin-1 — translation MRGPGLGLGLGLLLGATWLACGQNETEPIVLEGKCLVVCDSNPTSDPTGTALGISVRSGSAKVAFSAIRSTNHEPSEMSNRTMIIYFDQVLVNIGSNFDSERSTFISPRKGIYSFNFHVVKVYNRQTIQVSLMLNGWPVISAFAGDQDVTREAASNGVLIQMEKGDRAYLKLERGNLMGGWKYSTFSGFLVFPL, via the exons ATGCggggcccggggctggggctggggctggggctgctgctgggcgcGACGTGGCTGGCGTGCGGGCAGAACGAGACGGAGCCCATCGTGCTGGAGGGGAAGTGCCTCGTGGTGTGCGACTCCAACCCCACCTCCGACCCCACCGGCACGGCGCTCGGCATCTCCGTGCGCTCCGGCAGCGCCAAGGTCGCCTTCTCTGCCATCCGCAGCACCAACCACGAGCCCTCCGAGATGAGCAACCGCACCATGATCATCTACTTCGACCAG GTACTAGTGAATATCGGCAGCAACTTCGACTCGGAGCGGAGCACTTTTATCTCGCCCAGGAAAGGgatttacagttttaattttcacGTGGTGAAAGTGTACAACAGGCAAACCATCCAG GTGAGTTTGATGCTAAATGGGTGGCCAGTGATTTCTGCCTTTGCAGGGGACCAAGATGTGACCCGAGAAGCTGCTAGCAATGGAGTCCTGATTCAGATGGAGAAAGGAGACAGAGCTTATCTAAAACTGGAGAGAGGAAACTTGATGGGAGGCTGGAAGTATTCGACATTCTCTGGATTTCTAGTGTTCCCACTTTAA